The window AATTCAGCCTCTAGCGAAAAAGAGAGATATGAAATATTACTTAAACTAAAAAATAAAGAAATTGAATTATTAAAAGCTGAAAATGAGATCTTAAAAAAAAACGAAGAAATTTTAGATAGAATAAGGAAAAAATAAATTTAGCTAAATATCTTACCATTGAAGAACTAAATTCCAAATACACGATAAAGTATTTATATAAAATTCTAGAACTTAATAGAAGTTCATACTACAATTATCTTAAAATTAAAGATATAGATAGAGATTTAGAGCTTATAGATACTATTAAAACAATAGCTAGAGAGTTTAATTATACATATGGTAGAAAAAGGATGACTATAGAAGTTAACAAAAGATTATCTTCTAAATTTAATGAAAAGAAAATTTAGAAATAGTATACGGATTATNNNNNNNNNNNNNNNNNNNNNNNNNNNNNNNNNNNNNNNNNNNNNNNNNNNNNNNNNNNNNNNNNNNNNNNNNNNNNNNNNNNNNNNNNNNNNNNNNNNNNNNNNNNNNNNNNNNNNNNNNNNNNNNNNNNNNNNNNNNNNNNNNNNNNNNNNNNNNNNNNNNNNNNNNNNNNNNNNNNNNNNNNNNNNNNNNNNNNNNNNNNNNNNNNNNNNNNNNNNNNNNNNNNNNNNNNNNNNNNNNNNNNNNNNNNNNNNNNNNNNNNNNNNNNNNNNNNNNNNNNNNNNNNNNNNNNNNNNNNNNNNNNNNNNNNNNNNNNNNNNNNNNNNNNNNNNNNNNNNNNNNNNNNNNNNGAAAGAAGTTAAAATAAAATATAGTAAAAATGAATTTAATAAACTACAGAAATTAGATAATAAGACAAAAATAAGAAAAATTGAAAGTGTAGATTCATTGGAATCTGCTAAAAAATTTTTTTTAGAAAGAGTTAGACCTGAAACAATAAACAAAATGGAAAATGGAGCAATTACAGGTGTTGGATATAATGGCGAAACATATACAATTAGAGACTATTCTAAAATGGGTGATCAACCTGTAACAATTGATATAAATGGAAATGGTTTTTCAAATAATAAAATAAAATTTATAAAGAAATAGGTGTGATGTGGAAGATATAGTTGTAAAAATAAAAAAAATAATGGAATATAAAGGTTGGTATGATTTTGAAATTAACAGTAAATACAATAAGATGATTATTATAAATGAAGGGGTTTCTTATTTAAGTTCATATACATATAAGGTTTATATGGATTATTTTAAAAAAAAGGAGAAAATAAATATAGTAAATTTGGAATTTGAAAATATTGAAAAATATACACCAATAAAATATAGTGAAACTGATTATAACTATTATGAAATAAATAGTGAATTAGAATATGGCATATATAATAGTTATGAAAATTTACCTATGTATTCAAGTAATTTACATTTATACTTGCCAGAAAAATCAGAAGCTTTTATTATTTTAGATTATTTTAGTGAATTTGCTATTGCATTTGGTAGTGATGATTTTATAGAATATTTTTTAGAGAACTATTATTTGAGTTATGAAAATTATATTGAATATATTGAGGTAAATAAAAAAGATGTTTTTAGTAAATATAAAGAAAGACTTGTATATAAAAAACATGAAAATAATGTTTTTTGTAAATATCCATATTTTTTAAATTGTGATGAATATGAAAAAACACAAACTGTTGAAGAAGTGAAAGAAAGGTTAAAAGATTTATATCCTTATTTTACTGATCAAATATTAATAAATGAATCAGAAGTTTATTTTGAGTTTTATGAATATTTCTATATGAAGGAATTGATGTCTAGGGATGTGACATATAATAAATATATTAAATACAATGCAATTAATAAGAAGGAAATATATTATTCGGAGTTATTATGTTTTTTTCAAAATTTAGCATACGAATTAGAATTAGATTATACACATATTATAGAGATATTTGATACAGATAAAACATATTGTAATAAAAAGGTTTATAGTATCTGTACGATAACATATGCGATAGATAAATAAAGCTATTATAAAATTTTTAAAAGTTGTAGTTGTATGATGAACTTGTAACAGAATAGTAAAGTTATATATAATATAATTAAGAAAATAATGAAAAAGAATATGATGAAAAAACACTCAGAAGAATTAAAAAATAAACTTATTAATTTACATCTACAAGAAGGAAGAATATACAATATACTATCATAAAGAATATGAAGTATCAAAAGTAACAATAGCAAAATGGTGGAAATATTTTAATAAAGAATTCCAAATAAAAGCCAAAAATAATTCAAATAATTTAAATAAAGCAGAATTAATGAAAGAAAAACTACGTTTAAAAATAGAATTGAAATAAATGGGAAAAAATATATTCATAAAAAATCATCGGCATTCTTTGCAAAGGAGCACGATTAAAGTCTTATCGATTTATAGAAGAAAATAAAAAAAATTTGGATTAAGGTGGCGATTTAGTAGGATGAAAATACGTGCTAATTCATACTATAATTTTTTAAAAAGAGGTTCTTTTTATTAATGAGGAGATGATAAAAGTTAGGAAATAAAATTGTATAAAATAAAGGTTGTATAATTTGCAAATATTTTGTAATATAGTTTTGAAAAAAATCTTACAAAGGAGTTTACTATTTATACAACAATAATTTTATAAAACATTCACACCTGAATTAAGAGGGGGAAATTTTTAAGAATCTACACTAATTGGAAATACAATATATTTTTAAGCAACAAGAATTGATAAAAGATAAATTTATTATTCTAAATTTCCACATATACATGACTATATAAATACTAATAGAGTACAATCCATAAAATTAGTACGTATAAGTGTTAAAAAAATAAATATATAAGAGTATGTGAAGATAGAAATGTATCGCGAAATATATTTGGGTATAATCATAATATAGATTCAAAAGAATTGATAAATATAACGCCTGATAAAGATTATTCATAATCACATGAATTTCTCATTATAAAATTATTTGTAGTGGAGAAAGGAGCAAATATGAGTTTAGACAGACTTTACCAATTGACAATATTGGAATATAATAAAAGAGACGACTTAAGAGGAGAAATAGAAGATGCAACAGATGTTGAAAGAGGACATAATCCATCTTGTGGTGATGATCTTTCTGTTGTATTAAAAGTAGTAGGAGATAAAATAGAAAATGCTTCGTTTTTAGGAAATGGATGTGCTATTTCTACTGCTTCTGCAGCTATGCTTGTAGAATTAATAAAAGGTAAAAGCATTAGTGAGGCAAAAGAAATAATAAATGTATTCTTTAAAGTTATGAAAGGTGAAGAAGTAGAAAATAGTGATATACTAGGAGAAGCTATGCTTTTAGAAGTAACTAAAGATATGCCTGCTAGAATTAAATGTTCAACTCTAGCTTGGCATAGTTTAAAGGTCATTTTAGAAAAATATTAGGAGAATATTATGGGAAAATTAATAATTATTGAAGGTACTGATGGAAGTGGAAAACAAACACAAACAGAAAAGTTATACAGTAGATTAGTTGATGATGGGAATAAAGTAAAGAAAATTTCTTTTCCTAACTATGATTCTAATTCATCAGCTTTGGTTAAGATGTATTTATCAGGAGAATTTGGATCAAAACCAACAGATGTTAATGCATATGCAGCTTCTACTTTTTATGGTATAGATAGATATGCATCTTACAAAACAGATTGGGGAAAAGAATATATTTCTGGAACTATAATAATCAGTGATAGATATACAGGTTCTAATATGATACACCATGGTTCTAAATTTGATGATGAAAAAGAAAAGGAAAAATATCTTTGTTGGCTAGAAGATTTAGAATTTGATAAATTTGGTATACCTAGACCTGATGTTACAATATTTTTAAATGTTCCTATAGACTATACTTTTAGTTTGATGGAAAATAGAGATAATAAATTTACTGGTGAAAGTAAGAAAGATATACATGAAAGTGATAAAGACTATTTAAGAAAATCATACTACAACGCCTTAGATATTGCTAAACAAAAAGGTTGGAAGGTAATAGATTGTGTAGTAAATAATAGGATGCTTAGTATAGAAGAAATACATGAATTAATATATGCAAATGTAAAGGAGATTTTATGAAATTTGAAACACTAAGAGGAATGAAAGATATGTTTTCTATAGATGTTGATAAGTATAACTTTATTGTTAATACAGCTAAGAAAACTTTTGATAAATATGGTTATTCTAATATAATAACACCAATATTAGAGGAAACAGATCTTTTTAAAAGAGCTGTAGGAGATGAAACAGATGTAGTATCTAAGGAAATGTATACATTTATGGACAAAGGAGATAGAAGTGTAACTATGCGTCCAGAAGGAACTGCAGGTGTAGTTAGAGCATATTTAAATGCAGGATTTCATAAATCTAGTCCTAATGTAAAATGGTACTATTATGGTCCTATGTATAGATATGAAGCTCCACAAAAAGGAAGATATAGAGAATTTCATCAATTTGGAGTAGAATCATTTGGGATTAGAAGCCCTTTCTTAGATGCAGAATTAATAACTATGGCATGTGAATTCTTAAATCAATTAGGAATTAATGATTTAGTAGTTGAATTAAATTCACTTGGTTCAGTAGAATCTAGAATAGTATATATTAAAGAATTACAAAACTACCTATTATCTAATATAGATAAATTAAGTAATGATTCAAAAATTAGAGCAGAAAAAAATCCATTAAGAGTATTTGATTCAAAAGATGAAGGAGATCAAAAAGTATTAGAAAGTGCACCAAAATTACACGACTTTTTTGATGAAGAAAGTACAAAATATTTTGAAGAATTAAAATCAACTCTTTATAAATTTAATGTAAAATATGTAATTAATCCAGCATTAGTAAGAGGACTTGATTACTACTGTGATACTGTATTTGAAATTAAATCAAGTAAGCTTGGTTCTCAATCTACAGTACTAGGTGGAGGAAGATATGATAAGCTAACTGAAATACTTGGAGGAGTTAAAGTTCCTGGAATAGGTTTTGCTGCAGGTATAGAAAGATTATCTATGATAATGGATGAAAGCTTGTTAGAAAAAAATGATAAAAAAATATATATAGCATATTTTGAAGAAACAAAAGATTACTTATTAGAAGTATTAAAAGAGCTTAGAAAACATGATTTAAATGTTGAATTTGAATATAGTTTAAAAGGATTTTCAGCTCAAATGAAAAAAGCTAATAAAATTGGTGTAAATTATGTTATAATATTAGGTGAAAATGAAATTAAAAATGGAAAAGTTACTTTTAAAGATTTTAATACAGGAAATCAAGAAGAGATTAGTATTACAGAAGTAATAGAAAGGGTAAAATAATGTATAGAAGTCATAAGTTAAATGAATTAAGAATAGAAAATGTTAATGAAGTAGTAACTTTATCAGGATGGGTTGATAAAGTAAGAGATTTAGGACATTTTACTTTTATAGATTTAAGAGATAGATATGGAATTACACAAATCTTAATTAATGAAAATTCACCAAAAGAAGTTCAAGAATTAGTAAAGAAAATAAAAAATGAGTTTGTAATACAAGTAAAAGGAAAAGTATTAGAAAGAAGTTCAAAGAATAAAAATATTGATACTGGAGATATAGAAGTATTAGCTGAAGAGTTAAATATACTTTCAGCTTCAAAACAATTACCTTTTGAATTAAGTGAAGGTAATGTAAATGAAAACTTAAGATTAACATATAGATACTTAGATATTAGAAGAAGAAAAGTATTAGAAAATATTAAGAAAAGAAATGAAATGTTATTCTCTATAAGAGAATTTATGAATAATGAAGGATTCTTAGATATAGATACACCTATACTTGGTAAAGCAACACCAGAAGGTGCTCGTGATTTCATAGTTCCAAGTAGAATACAAAAAGGTGACTTTTATGCACTTCCACAATCACCTCAATTATTCAAACAAACATTAATGGTTGCTGGTGTAGATAAATATTACCAACTAGCTAAATGTTTTAGAGATGAAGATTTAAGAGCTGATAGACAACCTGAATTTACACAACTTGATTTAGAAATGTCATTTATACATCAAGAAGATATATTAAATCTAGTTGAAAGATTAGCTAAAAAAGTATTTAAGGATGTTACAGGTGAAACTCAAGAAGCACCTTTTGAAAGAATTAGCTATGATTATGCAATGAATAATTATGGTTCTGATAAACCTGATTTAAGATTTGATATGAAGATACAAGATATTTCAGATATAGTTAATGGTAAAGGATTTTCAGTATTTGATGATGCAATATCAAATGGAGGTAGTGTAAGAGCTATAGTATCTGAAGATAGAGAATTTTCAAGAAAGAAAATTAAAGACTTAGAAGATTTTGTTAAAGTATATTATAAAGCGAAAGGTTTAGCGTATATTAAAAAATTAGAAGATGGAAGTATTAATTCACCTATAGCTAAATTCTTTGATGAAGAAACTTTAAATGCTTTAGTAGAAAGACTTGAATTAAAGAATAATGAAATAGTATTTATACTTGCAGATAAGAATAAGGTAGTACTTGATGGATTAGGTGCTTTAAGATTAAAACTAGGAGAAGAGTTAGGATTAATAGACAAAGATAAATTTAAATTTGTTTGGGTTCTTGATTTCCCTATGTTTGAATATTCAGAAGAAGAAGAAAGATATCAAGCAGCACATCATCCATTTACATCAATTAAAAAAGAACATATTAAATATTTAGAAACTAAAGAATATGATAAAATACTTTCTGAATCATATGATTTAGTGTTAAATGGATATGAAATAGGTGGAGGTTCGATAAGAATACATGATTCTGAACTTCAATCTAAAGTATTTGATGAATTAGGATTATCAAAAGAAGAACAATTAGATAAATTTGGATTTTTCCTAGAAACATTAAGTTATGGAGTTCCACCACATGGAGGATTAGCATTTGGTTTAGATAGATGGTTAATGGCTATGCTTAAAGAAAATTCAATAAAAGAAGTAATACCATTCCCTAAGACAAATAAAGGACAAGATCTATTAACAGGAGCACCTGCAGATGTTGATCATAATCAACTTGAAAATGATTTAAGATTAAAAAAAATAATTATAGAATAAAACTGGTCTATAGACCAGTTTTATTATGAAAAACGAAAGGATAAAAATGAAATACAAACAAAAACTCTTTTTAATTTTATTTCTAACAGGGAGTATAGGGCTATCTAATGTTGGTAGACATGATATAGAATGGTTTACTAATTATGAGGACTTCGCAATGAATAAAGGTAAGTATTCTATAGGAAAAGAAAATGTTATAGTTTATAGAAAAGATGGTACTGTTTCAGGAAAAATAGAACAACCAATACCAAATTTTGATGGAGTTGTTGATCCGGGGTATTTTGCTTTATGGGGAGATAGCCAAATATTAACAGGAGTAACCCATGTTGGGCATCCAGATAATTTTACTTTTTCTAAAAGACATATTAGAGATGATGTTGAACTTTATTCTGGGTACAAGTTATTAAGTAAAGATAAAAAATATGAAAAATTTTCTGAAAATATTGGTGCATATTATAGGTTAAACATTGGAAGAGACTATTCACTTGTAAGAACAAATAAAGTAGCATTTGATGCTCATGCTCATGAAGCTATTACACAAAATGATTGGAATAGAATAAAGGATAATGATTTACTCGCTAGAATTGGTGGAGGAGTAAATGTAATAGCGGTTGATAATAAAAAAGAGGAGTGGGCAGTGCCTTATGGTCATATAGCAGGTGGTTTAAATAAGGTAAAAAGTAAATGGCAAACAGGAAATCAAGGAATTGATAAAGTAATTTATTTAATGATAGAAAAGACACCTAAAACTCCACTTGATTCAGGGACTAAACCAGGGGATAGTGGGTCACCATTATTTTGGTGGGATTCTGTTAATAAAAAATGGCTAATTGCTTCAAGTAATACAGGTGGAAGTAATGCCGGGTATACTAAGAGTTCTCAACTTTTAAGTAATGCCCCTATATTTGAAAAATGGAAAAATTTAATTAATGATGATGAAATAACTGGAAATAATGTATTTTTTGAAAATGGTGTATTAAGAGTGGGTAATCAAAACAGAAGTTTTGATGATAGAGAAGAAAGAAGGATAGAAAACAATAGAATAACTTCTCATGTTATAACTCAAGATGGTACTATAAATGAAAAAATGTTTAAAGTAAAAAATCAGATATTTAATAGTCCGAATTTATCAGTAAATGTAATAGGTAATACAGATACAGGTTCTGCGAGATTAGAATTTAAAAATAATACGACATTAAAAGGAAATGGTAATTTACTTACAGCAGGATTATTGGTACATAAAAATGCTGTGTTGAATTATGAATTAAATTTTCGTAAAAATAATATAGTAAGAAAAATTGGAGAAGGTAAATTAGTAATTAAAAGCACTGGTAATAATGGTGGAGATTTAAATTTAGGTGGTGGAGAAACTGTATTAGAAAATACAGGAGGATATGCTGCTGCAAATATTAGATTAGCTCAAGGTGCGAAACTAACTATAAATAGAGCTGATCAATTAAATGGTGATAATGTGATCTTTGGACATAGAGGAGGAACTTTAAATGTAAATGGTGTTAATTTAGGATTTAGAGATA is drawn from Streptobacillus felis and contains these coding sequences:
- the sufU gene encoding Fe-S cluster assembly sulfur transfer protein SufU, which produces MSLDRLYQLTILEYNKRDDLRGEIEDATDVERGHNPSCGDDLSVVLKVVGDKIENASFLGNGCAISTASAAMLVELIKGKSISEAKEIINVFFKVMKGEEVENSDILGEAMLLEVTKDMPARIKCSTLAWHSLKVILEKY
- a CDS encoding dTMP kinase, whose protein sequence is MGKLIIIEGTDGSGKQTQTEKLYSRLVDDGNKVKKISFPNYDSNSSALVKMYLSGEFGSKPTDVNAYAASTFYGIDRYASYKTDWGKEYISGTIIISDRYTGSNMIHHGSKFDDEKEKEKYLCWLEDLEFDKFGIPRPDVTIFLNVPIDYTFSLMENRDNKFTGESKKDIHESDKDYLRKSYYNALDIAKQKGWKVIDCVVNNRMLSIEEIHELIYANVKEIL
- the hisS gene encoding histidine--tRNA ligase, encoding MKFETLRGMKDMFSIDVDKYNFIVNTAKKTFDKYGYSNIITPILEETDLFKRAVGDETDVVSKEMYTFMDKGDRSVTMRPEGTAGVVRAYLNAGFHKSSPNVKWYYYGPMYRYEAPQKGRYREFHQFGVESFGIRSPFLDAELITMACEFLNQLGINDLVVELNSLGSVESRIVYIKELQNYLLSNIDKLSNDSKIRAEKNPLRVFDSKDEGDQKVLESAPKLHDFFDEESTKYFEELKSTLYKFNVKYVINPALVRGLDYYCDTVFEIKSSKLGSQSTVLGGGRYDKLTEILGGVKVPGIGFAAGIERLSMIMDESLLEKNDKKIYIAYFEETKDYLLEVLKELRKHDLNVEFEYSLKGFSAQMKKANKIGVNYVIILGENEIKNGKVTFKDFNTGNQEEISITEVIERVK
- the aspS gene encoding aspartate--tRNA ligase, whose product is MYRSHKLNELRIENVNEVVTLSGWVDKVRDLGHFTFIDLRDRYGITQILINENSPKEVQELVKKIKNEFVIQVKGKVLERSSKNKNIDTGDIEVLAEELNILSASKQLPFELSEGNVNENLRLTYRYLDIRRRKVLENIKKRNEMLFSIREFMNNEGFLDIDTPILGKATPEGARDFIVPSRIQKGDFYALPQSPQLFKQTLMVAGVDKYYQLAKCFRDEDLRADRQPEFTQLDLEMSFIHQEDILNLVERLAKKVFKDVTGETQEAPFERISYDYAMNNYGSDKPDLRFDMKIQDISDIVNGKGFSVFDDAISNGGSVRAIVSEDREFSRKKIKDLEDFVKVYYKAKGLAYIKKLEDGSINSPIAKFFDEETLNALVERLELKNNEIVFILADKNKVVLDGLGALRLKLGEELGLIDKDKFKFVWVLDFPMFEYSEEEERYQAAHHPFTSIKKEHIKYLETKEYDKILSESYDLVLNGYEIGGGSIRIHDSELQSKVFDELGLSKEEQLDKFGFFLETLSYGVPPHGGLAFGLDRWLMAMLKENSIKEVIPFPKTNKGQDLLTGAPADVDHNQLENDLRLKKIIIE